In Lacibacter sp. H375, one DNA window encodes the following:
- a CDS encoding CHASE2 domain-containing protein, translating to MRKFFGEYLLLNLFIFGCVSLLSLVIINFSIFDPFTEAFRDFTLTDLYYNKVQDKNKIYNKNLVLINVENKSRKEIAFLLQQIQEGNPKVVALDIIFAQRKNEDDSLLQTAFNSHDNYVLGYSANFENQLESIYTDSFFIKARDGYINVAGEHAEFSTIRYYYPFYQKQEAFTSSILKKFNPIIYQQLKNKRNNQTEIHYYGNMSNFNYFDFDEVMDDDFDVTQLKNKIILLGFLGIPSQRGTAMLDEDKLFTPLNARLSGRSYPDMYGSLIHANILRMILENDHIRVIPKWVTAVLSFLLIWLTLPIICGLFFKGDLWFNSVGTLLQLTGSVLVVFLTLLTYTYFNIKFDPGLLLACLVLLPTFINLYEALLNFLRHKLKIPFHSAFLGTNKHA from the coding sequence ATGAGAAAATTCTTTGGTGAATATCTGCTGCTCAACCTGTTCATTTTTGGTTGTGTATCATTACTATCGTTGGTGATCATTAATTTTTCCATCTTCGATCCGTTTACGGAAGCGTTTCGTGATTTCACATTAACTGATCTGTATTACAATAAAGTACAGGATAAAAACAAGATATACAACAAAAACCTTGTACTCATAAATGTTGAAAATAAAAGCCGGAAAGAAATCGCCTTTTTATTGCAGCAAATACAGGAAGGCAATCCCAAAGTTGTAGCACTGGATATCATTTTTGCACAAAGAAAAAATGAGGATGACAGTTTGTTACAAACAGCATTCAACTCACATGATAATTATGTTCTTGGTTACTCTGCTAATTTTGAAAACCAACTGGAATCAATTTATACCGACAGCTTTTTTATAAAAGCCAGGGACGGCTATATCAATGTAGCAGGTGAACATGCTGAATTTTCAACCATCCGTTATTACTATCCCTTTTATCAAAAACAGGAAGCATTTACCAGCAGCATTCTTAAAAAATTTAACCCCATCATTTATCAGCAGCTGAAAAACAAACGCAACAATCAAACAGAAATTCATTACTATGGCAATATGTCCAACTTCAACTATTTCGATTTTGATGAGGTGATGGATGACGACTTTGATGTTACTCAACTAAAAAATAAAATTATTTTACTCGGGTTTTTAGGCATCCCTTCTCAGCGGGGCACCGCTATGCTTGACGAAGACAAATTATTTACGCCTCTTAATGCAAGACTATCGGGCCGCAGTTATCCTGATATGTACGGCTCCCTGATACATGCAAATATCCTTCGAATGATTCTGGAAAATGATCATATACGGGTAATACCAAAGTGGGTAACAGCCGTTCTGTCGTTTCTTCTCATCTGGCTCACTTTACCCATTATTTGCGGCCTGTTCTTTAAAGGTGATCTCTGGTTTAATTCTGTTGGCACATTGCTGCAGCTTACTGGCAGCGTGCTTGTAGTTTTTCTCACCTTACTTACCTACACTTATTTCAACATAAAATTCGACCCTGGTTTATTGCTGGCATGTCTTGTTTTACTTCCAACTTTTATAAATTTATACGAAGCTTTACTTAACTTTCTGAGACATAAATTGAAAATACCTTTTCATTCGGCTTTTTTAGGAACAAATAAACATGCGTAA
- a CDS encoding caspase family protein translates to MKLFLLLTLSTLLLHASAQTTEKYALIVAVSNYAPSTGWNKLNADNDIPLIKESLKRQGFKEENIRIIKDKEATKTGILTAMQQQLIAKPKPGDICVFHFSGHGQQVMDDNGDEADGYDEALVTYDSPMEYEAGVEKHLRDDVFGLKLEEIRKHLGNNGNLLVIVDACHSGTSTRSGLGNYRGTTTKYAPKGYKPVANTKVVNEGLFSLGESKPGLAPMSAFFASAASELNQECGDEHCGSLSLAFSKALAKSDSKTSYRGLFDNVRLEMSKMVPGQTPNAEGDLDKEIFGGKALGKPNYYATEQIINKKKITIACGKIYSVFAGTTISLYPSNTYNRESAKPIAKGTIITAGDYSSEVELDTELSEDVLKTAWTFLDEVSFGDLTVPVTVKLTDAALASSVKKIISQIKQAKLTEAQGDVFIEHGIEGFSTDSIYISTSGDYRLGVCSKTLSDEQLATFISSKIAAFGRAAYLRNLNMKNEELNVVFEFVPIEYKKAEGNNNAIIKDLPEKTIKDASGNIVFQHDDRYNLRIINNGQERLYYNILEIQPDNIVNVLLPAANQQPMDCFINPGDTVRLTRIFRIGPPDGMNVLKLIAAKSALNLRQVFAAPGLNRGETPKPNNPFEKLMQSINKTEAVQTRGSGEETIQPDAVNIHSIPFKIVPKKQ, encoded by the coding sequence ATGAAACTTTTTTTGCTTTTAACCCTTTCCACCTTGTTGTTGCATGCATCTGCCCAAACAACAGAGAAATATGCGTTGATCGTGGCGGTTTCAAATTATGCCCCTTCAACTGGCTGGAACAAACTGAACGCAGATAACGATATCCCCCTCATCAAAGAATCATTGAAGCGACAGGGTTTTAAAGAAGAAAACATCCGCATTATTAAAGATAAAGAAGCTACTAAAACAGGCATCCTCACAGCCATGCAGCAACAGTTGATCGCTAAACCCAAACCGGGTGATATCTGTGTATTTCATTTCAGTGGTCATGGTCAGCAAGTGATGGATGACAATGGCGATGAAGCTGATGGATATGATGAAGCATTAGTTACCTACGATTCACCTATGGAGTATGAGGCCGGTGTTGAAAAACATTTAAGAGACGATGTGTTTGGGTTGAAACTCGAAGAAATTCGAAAGCATCTCGGCAATAACGGCAACTTGTTGGTGATCGTTGATGCCTGCCACAGCGGAACAAGTACAAGATCAGGACTTGGCAATTATCGTGGCACCACAACAAAATATGCACCCAAAGGATACAAACCCGTAGCAAATACTAAAGTAGTTAATGAAGGTTTATTTAGTCTTGGTGAATCAAAACCGGGGCTTGCGCCCATGAGTGCGTTTTTTGCATCAGCAGCATCAGAACTTAACCAGGAATGTGGCGATGAACATTGTGGAAGTCTGTCACTTGCTTTCTCCAAAGCATTAGCAAAAAGCGACAGCAAAACCAGCTATCGTGGTTTGTTCGACAATGTGCGTTTAGAGATGAGTAAGATGGTGCCCGGACAAACACCAAATGCCGAAGGTGATCTTGATAAAGAGATATTTGGCGGTAAAGCGTTGGGCAAACCCAATTACTACGCAACTGAACAGATCATCAACAAGAAAAAAATAACTATTGCCTGCGGTAAAATTTATAGTGTGTTTGCCGGTACAACCATTTCGCTTTATCCATCAAACACGTATAACAGGGAATCAGCCAAACCAATTGCAAAGGGTACCATTATTACAGCTGGTGATTACAGCAGCGAAGTGGAACTTGATACCGAATTAAGCGAAGATGTTTTAAAAACTGCATGGACATTTTTAGATGAAGTAAGCTTTGGTGATTTAACAGTTCCGGTTACCGTTAAGCTTACTGATGCAGCACTTGCATCATCGGTTAAAAAAATTATTTCACAGATTAAACAGGCAAAACTTACCGAAGCACAAGGCGATGTGTTTATTGAACATGGTATTGAAGGTTTCAGCACCGATTCAATTTACATTTCTACTTCCGGCGATTACAGGTTAGGCGTTTGTAGTAAAACATTATCTGATGAACAACTCGCAACATTTATCAGTTCAAAGATTGCTGCCTTTGGCCGTGCAGCTTACCTGCGCAACCTCAATATGAAAAATGAAGAGTTGAATGTTGTGTTTGAATTTGTTCCAATTGAATATAAAAAAGCCGAAGGAAATAATAACGCCATCATCAAAGATCTTCCTGAGAAAACCATTAAAGATGCATCAGGCAATATTGTATTTCAGCACGATGACAGGTACAATTTACGCATCATTAACAATGGTCAGGAGCGACTTTATTATAACATTCTTGAAATACAGCCCGACAATATTGTGAATGTATTATTGCCTGCAGCGAATCAACAGCCAATGGATTGTTTTATTAATCCGGGTGATACAGTTCGCCTAACAAGGATTTTCCGCATTGGTCCGCCCGATGGAATGAATGTGTTGAAACTGATCGCAGCAAAATCGGCGTTGAATCTCCGCCAGGTATTTGCAGCACCGGGGCTCAACCGCGGCGAGACGCCCAAGCCCAACAATCCATTTGAAAAATTAATGCAGAGCATCAATAAGACAGAAGCTGTGCAAACACGTGGAAGTGGCGAAGAAACCATTCAGCCCGATGCCGTGAATATTCATTCGATACCCTTTAAGATCGTTCCTAAAAAACAATAA
- a CDS encoding glycosyltransferase family 2 protein: MWAVLFYCCAGVILYSYVGYPFLLYFFSFGRKGRYGFSQGDEPAVSIIIAAYNEEKVIGLKLQNTLALDYPSSKFQVIVAAYGSTDATSTIAASFERVLVLHEDERRGKAAAINKAIRQAAHPIVVLTDANTVLSTQTLKQLIAPFADEQTGAVAGEKNVISADGAAVSGEGLYWQYESWLKKQETKFYTVVGAAGELFALRKELFVPVPEQTITDDFFISINVNFQHKKVQYAANAVSTETASASLTDEWKRKVRIAAGGIQSLSFLSKALNPFLYPLLAFQFFSHRVLRWVFCAPAFFFLFLSNVMLALNNAGEVFEWLLVLQVLFYIFAFIGWQLARSSRSFFLFNIPFYIVFMHAAMLAGIVRYANGQQSVLWEKAER, encoded by the coding sequence ATGTGGGCCGTTCTATTTTACTGTTGTGCCGGAGTGATCTTGTATTCTTATGTCGGTTACCCTTTTCTTTTATATTTTTTCTCATTCGGGCGAAAAGGAAGATATGGTTTCAGCCAGGGAGACGAACCTGCAGTGTCCATCATCATTGCAGCTTATAATGAAGAGAAAGTGATAGGTTTGAAACTACAGAACACACTTGCGCTCGATTATCCTTCTTCTAAATTTCAGGTTATTGTTGCAGCTTATGGATCAACCGATGCCACTTCAACAATTGCTGCATCGTTTGAACGTGTACTTGTATTACATGAAGATGAACGAAGAGGAAAAGCCGCTGCAATAAACAAAGCGATCAGGCAGGCAGCTCACCCAATTGTTGTTTTAACTGATGCTAATACAGTACTCTCAACTCAAACCTTAAAACAGTTGATTGCTCCGTTTGCTGATGAACAAACAGGCGCAGTGGCAGGAGAAAAGAACGTGATCAGTGCTGATGGTGCAGCTGTTTCTGGTGAAGGATTGTATTGGCAATACGAATCGTGGCTCAAAAAACAAGAGACAAAATTTTATACGGTTGTTGGTGCAGCAGGCGAATTGTTTGCATTGCGAAAGGAATTATTTGTGCCTGTTCCTGAACAAACCATAACAGATGACTTTTTTATTTCGATCAACGTAAATTTTCAACATAAGAAAGTACAATATGCTGCAAATGCTGTAAGTACAGAAACTGCTTCAGCATCTTTAACAGATGAATGGAAACGAAAAGTTAGAATTGCTGCGGGGGGCATTCAGTCACTTTCATTTCTAAGCAAGGCTCTTAACCCGTTTCTTTATCCGCTGCTGGCATTCCAGTTTTTTTCACACCGTGTATTACGTTGGGTATTCTGTGCACCAGCGTTCTTTTTTCTTTTTTTGAGTAATGTAATGTTGGCTCTTAATAATGCCGGCGAAGTGTTTGAATGGTTGTTGGTGCTGCAGGTATTGTTTTACATATTCGCATTTATCGGTTGGCAGTTAGCAAGAAGTAGCCGTTCATTCTTTTTGTTCAATATTCCATTCTACATTGTGTTTATGCATGCAGCCATGCTGGCAGGTATTGTACGTTACGCTAACGGTCAGCAATCGGTGCTTTGGGAAAAAGCAGAGCGTTAA
- the recG gene encoding ATP-dependent DNA helicase RecG, with protein MSSPIEYLKGVGPLRGDLLKKELSIFTFGDLLEHFPYRHLDKTKITPIAQVNMGMDYVQVAGRLTDFEIIGERKGKRLVAHIRDSSGSMELTWFQGINWVQKLMAIGEEFLVFGKLGFFMGKPQIVHPELEVRTQANAVGKSVLEPIYPTTEKLKVRGLNGRSIAKLTAVLLPQIHVKDLPENLPDSIIRELKFPSRYEAYCHIHFPADQSQYEHALRRLKFEELFFAQLRMGMIKGNRHRFSKGIVFDKVGDIFNDFYNHHLPFQLTGAQKRVLKEIRQDTARGHQMNRLLQGDVGSGKTIVALLTMLLAADNGYQSCMMAPTEILAQQHFNSLSNLLREMNVSIRLLTGSTKKAEREKILNGLQSGDIQLLVGTHALIEGVVQFKNLGLAIVDEQHRFGVAQRAELQTKGTIPPHVLVMTATPIPRTMAMTAYGDLDYSVMDELPPGRKPITTVHRYETARPSIMDFVKQEIAKGRQAYFIYPLIEESSTLDFENLMKGYEEVKAFFPEPNYYISMVHGKQKPEVKDTNMMRFKTNDTQIMVATTVIEVGVDVPNASVMVMESAERFGLSQLHQLRGRVGRGSEQSFCILLTGQKLTNDARERLKIMCATNDGFLIAEKDLELRGPGDIAGTRQSGMLNFKLASIVQDKDLLEIAKNLSDRLLQDDPDLSSAENLLLKSYLLLKKGKTEWSRVA; from the coding sequence CTGAGCAGTCCCATCGAATACCTAAAGGGTGTTGGCCCTTTGCGTGGAGATCTGTTGAAAAAAGAACTCAGCATTTTCACTTTTGGTGACCTGCTGGAACATTTTCCTTACCGCCATTTAGATAAAACAAAGATCACACCCATTGCACAAGTGAACATGGGTATGGATTATGTGCAGGTGGCCGGTCGCTTAACAGACTTTGAGATCATTGGGGAGCGAAAAGGAAAAAGGCTGGTGGCACATATCAGGGATAGCAGTGGCTCCATGGAACTTACCTGGTTCCAGGGAATTAACTGGGTGCAGAAACTGATGGCTATAGGCGAAGAGTTTTTAGTTTTTGGAAAGCTTGGGTTCTTTATGGGTAAGCCGCAGATCGTTCATCCCGAACTGGAAGTGCGAACGCAAGCGAATGCAGTCGGCAAATCGGTGCTGGAGCCAATTTATCCCACAACTGAAAAATTAAAAGTACGTGGGTTGAATGGACGCAGTATTGCCAAACTTACAGCTGTGTTGTTGCCACAGATCCATGTAAAAGATCTGCCCGAAAATTTACCGGATAGTATTATCAGGGAATTAAAATTTCCTTCACGTTACGAAGCATATTGTCATATTCATTTTCCTGCTGATCAATCGCAATACGAACATGCATTGCGACGGTTAAAATTTGAAGAACTCTTTTTTGCGCAGCTTCGTATGGGCATGATCAAGGGAAACCGTCATCGTTTTTCTAAAGGAATCGTGTTTGATAAGGTAGGTGATATCTTCAATGACTTCTACAATCATCATCTTCCTTTTCAATTAACCGGTGCACAAAAAAGAGTATTGAAAGAAATACGACAAGATACTGCACGTGGACACCAGATGAATCGGTTACTGCAAGGCGATGTTGGCAGTGGGAAAACCATTGTTGCTTTATTAACCATGTTGCTCGCAGCAGATAATGGTTACCAGAGTTGCATGATGGCACCAACGGAAATATTGGCGCAACAGCATTTCAATAGTCTTTCAAATTTGTTGCGGGAAATGAATGTGAGCATCCGCTTGCTTACAGGATCAACCAAAAAAGCAGAACGGGAAAAGATATTGAATGGTCTGCAATCTGGCGATATACAACTGCTCGTAGGTACTCATGCACTTATTGAAGGAGTGGTACAATTTAAAAACCTTGGCTTGGCAATAGTTGATGAGCAGCATCGCTTTGGTGTGGCTCAACGTGCCGAACTGCAAACAAAAGGCACTATTCCGCCACATGTGTTGGTCATGACCGCTACACCAATTCCACGCACAATGGCTATGACGGCATACGGTGATCTTGATTATAGTGTAATGGATGAATTGCCACCGGGACGTAAACCCATCACCACTGTTCATCGTTACGAAACGGCCCGGCCTTCAATCATGGATTTCGTAAAACAGGAGATAGCAAAAGGAAGGCAGGCTTATTTTATTTATCCGTTGATCGAGGAAAGTTCGACGCTTGATTTTGAAAACCTGATGAAAGGCTACGAAGAAGTAAAAGCATTTTTCCCGGAGCCAAACTACTACATCAGCATGGTGCATGGTAAACAAAAGCCTGAAGTAAAAGATACCAACATGATGCGTTTTAAAACAAATGATACGCAGATCATGGTGGCAACAACAGTTATAGAAGTGGGGGTTGATGTGCCCAATGCAAGTGTAATGGTGATGGAAAGTGCTGAACGTTTTGGTTTATCACAGCTTCATCAACTTCGGGGAAGGGTGGGAAGAGGAAGTGAACAGAGTTTTTGCATTCTTTTAACAGGACAGAAGTTAACGAATGATGCCCGGGAACGGTTAAAGATAATGTGCGCAACAAATGATGGATTCCTGATTGCAGAAAAAGATCTTGAGCTGCGTGGACCTGGTGATATTGCAGGCACAAGACAGAGTGGTATGCTCAATTTTAAACTGGCGAGTATAGTACAGGACAAAGACCTGTTGGAAATCGCAAAGAATTTGAGTGACCGTCTGCTGCAAGACGATCCGGATTTGTCTTCGGCCGAAAATTTGCTGTTGAAATCATACCTGTTGTTAAAAAAGGGAAAAACGGAATGGAGTAGAGTGGCTTAG
- a CDS encoding DUF7948 domain-containing protein: MKVLRLLIAPCLFLAAPLLSFSQLYFVENKGQWDQQVHFKTEAGNSAFFLTKDGYSILINHPDDYQRLAEFNHGHGFDSLVKYNARATAPEKMRAHAFRVKFLGGNFNSKPIMEKPLPGVENYFIGNDPSKWASDCKLYQAITYKNVYPNIDVRYYVQDDQLKYDVVVYPGADVSKIQMRYEGADKLSIRDNELVVGTSVGEARELKPYTYQFVNGKREVVGNKYKITGNTVSFDVKAYNKSTTLIIDPSLVFSSFSRSTADNWGFTATPGADGSFFGGGIAQPSGFPTTPGAIQGTGGGPSSGGSPPDIAIIKLSPDGRNRIYATYLGGNGLDQPHSLIADAAGNLVIAGRTNSGANFPGTLVGGGGGYDIFVTKINATGTAIIGSLRIGGSGDDGVNITATRGGANSLQRFYGDDGRSEVILDPGGNILLASSTRSTNFPTQNGFQTGLRGNQDAVVLKLNSNATGVIWSTVMGGDADDAGFVLSVNPLSPSNIYVGGGTSSNANFSGIGGGAVQGTYNGGLTDGYVAQLQDNGGSVGITRATYLGTNNIDIVYGVQFDAKGFPYVMGITTGNWPVINAAYSVGNSRQFIAKLQPNLNAFVYSTTFGTSGAINPNISPVAFLVDNCENVYVSGWGGGANSFGGTTGYPTSGTTGLPVTADAFQRNTDGSDFYFFVLQKNAASQLYGSFFGQLGGGGGLEHVDGGTSRFDANGVIYQAMCANCKNVQSGVPLTAPFPITAGVYGNTNPAGGSGCNLGMVKIRFDLSGIDVALRAVGAKQLNFCLPATIQFTDTIREAKQYIWIWGDGTPNDTTTINPFTHTYTSTGFFDVKVIGIDSNSCNVKDSANMRIRVTTDSVDVDFSFARQNCNSLTFQFTNTSNIRTATTPFGPRSFMWVWGDGSKNDTIPGFSPPVSHTFPGIGSYDVRLVLIDSNYCNLGDADSIVNFQVIDNIRAGFSISSVCVPDTINVIDTSLGALTYLWVSSDGQQSTDPLPAFVYNTPGTYSITQYIYNPNSCNLVDSTTRSFLAVGPPTAGFIFNPNPSQENTPTRFTSTASDDVVSWLWDFGDGSTSTQRDPIYQYTTPGINTVCQTVTNAAGCVDSVCIPVESIINVVNDLPSAFTPNGDGVNDIFFVRGFGITKMTLRVYNRQGLMVFESRTQNIGWDGTYKGTPQPMDAYAWTLEVEYFTGEKFRKKGDVTLIR; the protein is encoded by the coding sequence ATGAAAGTACTCCGACTCCTCATTGCACCTTGCCTCTTTTTGGCTGCACCTCTGCTCAGCTTTTCACAACTTTATTTTGTTGAAAACAAAGGTCAGTGGGATCAACAGGTGCATTTTAAAACAGAGGCGGGTAACAGTGCTTTCTTTCTCACCAAAGATGGTTACAGCATCCTGATCAATCACCCGGATGATTATCAGCGTTTGGCTGAATTCAATCATGGTCACGGGTTCGATTCATTAGTGAAATACAATGCGAGAGCTACAGCGCCTGAAAAAATGCGTGCACATGCGTTTCGGGTAAAATTCCTGGGTGGAAATTTCAATTCAAAGCCCATCATGGAAAAACCCTTGCCCGGAGTGGAGAACTATTTTATTGGAAACGATCCTTCAAAATGGGCAAGTGATTGTAAACTATACCAGGCAATAACTTATAAGAATGTTTATCCAAATATTGATGTACGTTATTATGTGCAGGATGATCAATTAAAATATGATGTAGTTGTTTATCCGGGAGCTGATGTTTCGAAGATACAGATGCGTTATGAAGGTGCAGATAAGCTGAGCATTCGTGATAACGAATTAGTGGTAGGAACTTCGGTTGGTGAAGCACGTGAGTTGAAGCCTTACACTTATCAATTTGTAAATGGCAAACGTGAAGTGGTTGGTAACAAATACAAAATAACAGGTAATACAGTAAGTTTTGATGTAAAGGCCTATAACAAATCAACTACGTTAATTATTGATCCTTCGCTGGTGTTCTCTTCTTTCAGCAGAAGTACGGCTGACAACTGGGGCTTCACAGCAACGCCGGGAGCTGATGGTAGTTTTTTTGGTGGAGGTATTGCGCAACCATCAGGATTTCCTACAACACCAGGAGCTATACAAGGAACTGGCGGTGGTCCCTCAAGTGGCGGTTCGCCTCCTGATATCGCTATCATCAAATTATCGCCTGATGGAAGAAACAGGATCTATGCAACTTACCTCGGAGGTAATGGCTTAGATCAACCCCATAGTCTAATTGCCGATGCTGCAGGCAATCTTGTAATAGCAGGTCGTACAAATTCAGGCGCAAACTTCCCCGGAACACTGGTGGGTGGAGGAGGCGGTTACGACATTTTCGTTACAAAGATCAACGCAACCGGAACGGCGATCATTGGTTCATTACGTATTGGAGGTAGTGGTGATGATGGTGTAAATATCACAGCAACACGTGGTGGTGCTAATTCACTTCAACGTTTTTATGGTGATGATGGAAGAAGCGAAGTAATACTTGATCCGGGTGGAAATATATTGCTTGCTTCGTCTACAAGATCAACAAATTTCCCAACTCAAAATGGTTTTCAAACAGGTTTGCGTGGAAACCAGGACGCTGTAGTATTAAAATTAAATTCTAATGCCACGGGAGTTATTTGGAGTACCGTGATGGGTGGTGATGCTGATGATGCAGGGTTTGTATTGTCAGTAAATCCTTTAAGCCCGTCGAATATTTATGTTGGTGGGGGCACCAGCAGTAACGCCAATTTTTCAGGTATTGGTGGTGGTGCTGTGCAAGGAACTTACAACGGAGGTCTCACAGATGGCTATGTAGCACAATTGCAGGATAATGGAGGAAGCGTAGGCATTACTCGTGCTACTTATCTCGGCACAAATAATATCGATATTGTTTATGGTGTTCAATTTGATGCTAAAGGATTTCCTTATGTAATGGGTATTACAACAGGCAATTGGCCTGTGATAAATGCTGCTTACTCGGTCGGCAATTCCAGGCAGTTCATAGCAAAACTGCAACCTAATCTTAATGCATTTGTTTATTCAACCACATTTGGTACAAGTGGTGCAATCAATCCTAATATTTCACCGGTAGCCTTTCTTGTTGATAATTGTGAGAATGTGTATGTGTCCGGCTGGGGTGGTGGTGCAAACAGTTTTGGTGGCACAACGGGTTATCCAACATCGGGCACAACTGGTTTGCCGGTAACTGCCGATGCGTTTCAACGAAATACTGATGGAAGTGATTTTTACTTTTTTGTTTTGCAAAAAAATGCTGCCTCTCAGTTATACGGAAGTTTCTTTGGCCAACTCGGTGGCGGCGGAGGATTGGAACACGTAGATGGCGGTACCAGCCGGTTCGATGCCAATGGTGTTATTTACCAGGCTATGTGTGCCAATTGTAAGAATGTTCAGTCAGGCGTTCCACTCACGGCACCCTTCCCAATTACTGCCGGTGTTTATGGAAACACAAATCCTGCCGGTGGCAGCGGTTGTAATCTTGGCATGGTGAAAATCAGGTTTGATCTGTCCGGTATCGATGTAGCGCTAAGAGCTGTTGGTGCAAAGCAATTAAATTTCTGTTTACCTGCTACCATCCAGTTTACAGATACCATTCGTGAAGCAAAGCAATATATCTGGATATGGGGTGACGGTACACCGAATGATACAACAACTATAAATCCTTTTACACATACATACACAAGCACCGGATTTTTTGATGTGAAAGTAATTGGTATCGACAGCAACTCCTGTAACGTCAAGGATTCGGCCAACATGCGTATACGTGTTACAACCGATTCTGTTGATGTTGATTTTAGTTTTGCAAGGCAGAATTGTAACAGTCTTACATTCCAGTTTACTAATACAAGTAATATACGAACAGCTACTACACCGTTTGGCCCGAGGTCATTTATGTGGGTTTGGGGTGATGGGTCGAAGAATGATACCATACCCGGATTCTCTCCGCCGGTATCACATACATTCCCAGGTATTGGTTCTTATGATGTTCGTTTGGTATTAATCGATTCAAATTATTGTAACCTGGGTGATGCCGATAGTATTGTGAACTTCCAGGTAATTGATAATATACGGGCAGGATTTAGCATCAGTTCTGTTTGTGTACCTGATACGATCAATGTGATTGATACGTCTTTGGGCGCATTAACTTATCTCTGGGTAAGCAGCGATGGTCAGCAGTCAACTGATCCTCTACCGGCATTCGTTTACAACACACCCGGTACTTACAGCATTACACAATACATCTATAATCCAAACAGCTGTAATCTGGTAGACTCAACAACAAGAAGTTTCCTTGCCGTTGGTCCGCCAACAGCAGGATTTATCTTTAATCCGAACCCATCACAGGAAAATACACCGACCCGGTTTACAAGCACGGCATCGGATGATGTGGTGTCGTGGCTATGGGATTTTGGTGATGGCAGCACTTCCACACAACGTGATCCGATTTATCAATACACTACTCCCGGTATTAATACGGTTTGTCAAACGGTAACAAATGCTGCGGGTTGTGTTGACTCTGTATGTATTCCGGTTGAATCAATCATCAATGTAGTAAATGATCTGCCATCAGCCTTTACACCAAATGGTGATGGTGTGAATGATATCTTTTTTGTTCGTGGATTCGGTATCACTAAAATGACTTTGCGAGTGTATAACCGCCAGGGATTGATGGTATTTGAAAGCCGCACCCAAAATATTGGATGGGATGGCACTTACAAAGGAACGCCACAACCAATGGACGCATATGCATGGACATTGGAAGTAGAATATTTCACCGGCGAAAAATTCCGAAAGAAAGGTGATGTAACACTCATCAGGTAG
- a CDS encoding PorP/SprF family type IX secretion system membrane protein: MNCNRIVGAVLILLLLQTNVTAQDLHFSQFMNSPLTTNPANTGFIPEADYRIGGNFRSQWTSVPVPYKTASVWGDVQVFRNSIENGWVGVGGLLLTDVAGRGNLRSNKVYGSVAYHQMIGLSSLLSAGFNAGYASKRIDITKFTFDNQWNGKFFDAGAPNGEALLTNANTAYFDLQVGMNYAYFPTENTYINAGVSVHHINKPKETFFSNGTNEVPRRYIGFLNGSFKVNDDWIVNPNAYFSSQAGANETVFGGNLAYNVMGDGSVVVFGGAYYRWADAAVAMVGLEWKDIRFTFTYDATTSNLGRFNSANGAYEFSLIKNGYYNEYFGDKSQRRQSLCPRF, from the coding sequence ATGAACTGTAACCGTATCGTTGGGGCTGTACTGATATTGCTGTTGTTGCAAACAAATGTAACAGCACAGGATCTGCATTTCTCTCAATTCATGAACTCGCCGCTTACAACTAATCCGGCGAACACGGGATTTATTCCAGAAGCTGATTACCGTATAGGTGGCAACTTCCGCAGTCAGTGGACATCTGTTCCTGTGCCTTACAAAACCGCTAGTGTTTGGGGCGATGTACAGGTGTTTCGTAACAGTATTGAAAATGGTTGGGTAGGTGTTGGTGGATTATTATTGACTGATGTTGCCGGTCGTGGCAACCTGCGTTCCAATAAAGTATACGGATCAGTTGCTTATCACCAGATGATCGGTTTAAGCAGTTTGCTGAGTGCCGGTTTTAATGCCGGTTATGCAAGCAAACGTATTGATATAACCAAGTTCACGTTCGATAATCAATGGAACGGAAAATTTTTTGATGCAGGAGCGCCTAATGGCGAAGCATTATTGACCAATGCCAACACTGCATATTTTGATCTACAGGTGGGAATGAACTATGCTTACTTTCCAACAGAGAATACTTATATCAATGCAGGTGTGTCAGTGCATCACATCAATAAGCCAAAAGAAACTTTCTTCAGTAACGGCACCAATGAAGTGCCCCGCCGTTATATTGGTTTTCTCAATGGAAGCTTTAAGGTAAATGATGATTGGATCGTTAACCCCAATGCTTATTTCTCATCACAAGCTGGTGCGAATGAAACGGTATTTGGCGGCAACCTCGCATACAACGTAATGGGTGATGGTAGCGTGGTGGTGTTTGGTGGTGCATATTATCGCTGGGCCGATGCAGCGGTTGCAATGGTGGGCCTTGAATGGAAAGATATCAGGTTCACATTTACATACGATGCTACTACCAGTAACCTTGGTCGTTTCAATAGTGCGAATGGAGCATATGAATTCTCACTGATTAAAAACGGTTACTATAACGAATACTTTGGTGATAAGAGTCAAAGGAGACAGAGTTTGTGTCCGAGATTTTAA